DNA from Aquaspirillum sp. LM1:
CGACGGCTGGCTGGCGCAAGGCTTTGGCCAGTTTGCCCAGGTGTCCAACTGGCTGGGCCATGCGCCGATACAAACGCTGTGGGTGCTGTTGCTGGCTGGCCTGATGGCCACGCTGGGCCGCGACCGTCCCGCTGCTGGCGTGCTGGTGGCCAGCATGCTTGGCCAGTGGGGGGTAAACCAGCTGGTCAAAACCCTGATTGACCGCCCGCGTCCGCAGCTCGACCCGCTGCTGCACACCGTGGGTGCGTCGTTTCCCAGCGGCCACGCCATGAGCGCCACCGTGCTGTACGGTTTTATTGCCCTGTGGCTGCTGCCGCGCTTGCGTCCGGCGCAACAGCCGTGGCTGCTGGCGCTGGCCATGCTGTGGATTGCCGCCCACGCGCTGGCCCGGCCTTATCTGGGCGCGCACTATGTCAGCGATGTGCTGGCGGGCGTGGCGCTGGGCCTGGTGTGTCTGAGCCCGGCGCGGCGCTGGCTGCAGGGCCAGACCCGCATGGCCTATCTGTAATGTCTGTCAACGCCGGGCCGGCTCTGGCCCCGGCGGAAAGCGTGCCTGATGATCGAACCCGACAAACTGTCTGCCAGCCCGGCCGCGCCCCGGCTGGTGGCGGCGCAAACCCAGTCCAGCCAGGAAGACGCGCTGGAGCGTGCGCTACGCCCGCGCCTGCTGGATGAATACGTTGGCCAGCGCAAGGCGCGCGGCCAGCTGGAAATTTTTATCGAAGCCGCCAAAAAGCGCGGCGAAGCGCTCGACCATGTGTTGCTGTTTGGCCCGCCCGGCCTGGGCAAAACCACGCTGGCGCATATCATCGCCCGGGAAATGGGGGTAAACCTGCGCCAGACCTCCGGGCCGGTGCTGGAGCGCGCCGGCGACCTGGCCGCGCTGCTGACCAATCTCGAGCCGCACGATGTGCTGTTCATCGACGAAATCCACCGCTTGAGCCCGGTGGTGGAAGAAATTCTTTACCCGGCGCTGGAAGACTACCAGCTGGACATCATGATTGGCGAAGGCCCGGCGGCGCGCTCGGTGAAGCTGGACTTGCCGCCATTCACCCTGGTGGGCGCCACCACCCGCGCCGGCATGCTGACCAACCCGCTGCGCGACCGCTTTGGCATCACCGCCCGGCTGGAGTTTTACACGCCGGAAGAACTGGCCCGGATTGTCACCCGTTCTGCCGGCCTGTTGCAGGTGGAAATGGCCGCAGATGGCGCGGACGAAATTGCCCGCCGCGCCCGTGGCACGCCACGGATTGCCAACCGTTTGCTGCGCCGGGTGCGCGACTTTGCCGAGGTGCGCAGCGATGGCCGGGTGAGCCGCGACATTGCCGACGCCGCGCTGTCGATGCTGGATGTCGACCACGCTGGCCTGGATGTGATGGACCGCAAACTGCTGTCGGCGATTATCGAAAAATTTGCTGGCGGCCCGGTCGGGCTGGATAACGTGGCGGCGGCGATTGGCGAAGCATCTGACACCATTGAGGATGTGCTGGAGCCGTATCTGATCCAGCAAGGCCTGCTGCAGCGCACCCCGCGCGGGCGCATGGCCACCGTGCTGGCGTATCAGCATTTTGGCCTGACCGCGCCGGATCGTTTGCTGGGGTGAGTGAGGGGACGGGGAGGTGCGCGTGCTGGGCTGAGAACGCGCCAGCTCCCCGCATGACTTACCCCCTGGCCTGCGGGGCAAACTTGGCCCAGCGCGGGCGCAGCAGGCGTTTCAGCCGGGTGTAGGCCACCCGGTCCTTGCTGGCCAGTTGCGCCGCCAGCGCCAGGGTTTCCGGCAGCAGCGCGTCTACCGGCAAGGCCCGGTCAACAATCTGGCGCGCAGCGGCTTCGTCGCCGCCCAGCGCGCGGCCAGTCATCACCATTTCCCAGCGCGCCTGCTCATTGGGCAAGGTATTCACGCATTCCACCATCACCGGCGACAGCCCCAGTTTCAGGTCGATTTCCGGAAAGCAGATGCGGCCCCGATCGGCGCGCATGGTGCGAAAATCGCATACGCTGGCCATCAGCGCACCGCCGCCGTAGGCATTGCCGCTGATGCACGCCACGGTGGGTAGGTTCAGCCAGGCGATCCGCGCCAGAAAGCCATCCAGACGCGGCACAAAATGCTCAAACAGATACGGCATGCCCTTGCTGCGGATGTAGTCCAGATTGATGCCATTGCTCCAGGCTTTTTCGTGATTGGACGCCAGCACCAGCGCGCGGTTGGCCGCCGGGTCGGCTTCGATGGTGTCCAGGTGCTGCGCCAGTTCGTCGAGCACGGCGTCGTCGAGCATATTGCCGTTTTCGCCGTCAATCATTGTCAGCAGGTAGACAGTGTCCTGCAGGTCCAGGGTGAAATACGCCATGATTCAGTCTCCATTCTCCATGAGGGTGGGCCGCTGTGTGGCCGCGTGGCCCACATCATGCCTCAAACGTTTGTTTGAATTCAACAGGCAAGCCTCTGTTCTTCCGCCGGAATCAGGTAGAATCCCGGCTTTGATTGATGTGGGTAGGGCATGTTTTCCGATCATCTGGCCGGCTTGAATCCGGAACAGCTGCGCGCGGTCACTCTGGCGCAGGGGTCTGCGCTGGTGCTGGCCGGGGCTGGCAGCGGCAAAACCCGGGTGCTGACCACGCGGATTGCCTGGCTGATTGCCGGGCAGCGCGCCATGGCGGCCAATATCCTGGCGGTGACCTTCACCAACAAGGCGGCCCGGGAAATGCACACCCGTTTGTCGGTCATGCTGCCGATCAATCCGCGCGGCATGTGGATTGGCACCTTTCACGGCTTGTCCAACCGCTTTTTGCGCACCCACTGGCGCGATGCCGGCCTGCCGCAAACCTTTGCCATCCTCGACATGCAGGACCAACTGGCGGCAATCAAGCGGCTGATGAAGTCCCTGCAGGTGTCGGACGAGAAATTTCCGCCGCGCCAGGTGCAGGCGTTCATCAACAGCCATAAAGACCAGGGCCTGCGCGCCGAGGCGCTGAAGCCCCACGATGCCTTCAACGCCAAGCTGACTGAACTTTACGCCGCCTACGACGCCCAATGCCGGCGCGAAGGCGTGGTGGATTTTGCCGAGCTGCTGTTGCGCAGCTACGAGCTGCTCAGCAACAACGAAGCCCTGCGTGAGCATTATCGGGCACGGTTTTCGCATATTCTGGTGGACGAGTTCCAGGACACCAACAAGCTGCAATATGCCTGGCTTACCCCGTTTGCCGGCCCGCACGCCAGTGTGTTTGCCGTGGGGGACGACGACCAGTCGATTTATGCCTTCCGGGGCGCCGAAGTGGGCAATATGCGCCGGCTGATGGCCGATTTTCAGGTGGCCGAGCCGATCAAGCTGGAGCAGAACTACCGCTCCTGCGGCAATATTCTGGACGCCGCCAATGCGCTGATCCAGCATAACGATGGCCGGCTGGGCAAAAACCTGTGGACGGACGCGGGTGCCGGCGAGCCGGTTCGCCTGTATCGCGGCTGGACCGACGGCAACGAAGCCGAATTTATTGTGGACGAAGTGCGCGCGTTGCGCCGCGACGGCCATGCACTGGCCAATATGGCGGTGTTGTATCGTTCCAACGCCCAGTCGCGGGTGCTGGAGCATGCGCTGTTTCAGGCTGGCTTGCCGTATCGGGTGTATGGCGGCCTGCGTTTTTTCGAGCGCCAGGAAATCAAGCATGCGCTGGCGTATTTGCGGCTGGTGGCCAGCCCGGAAGACGACAATGCCTTGTTGCGGGTGATCAATGTGCCGGCGCGTGGTATTGGCGCACGCACGGTGGAAAACCTGCAAACCGCCTCGCGTGAGCGCGGCGTCAGCCTGTGGCAGGCCGCGTGCGGCCAGGGCGGTGGGCGCAGCGCCGCCAGCCTGGGCAAGTTTGTGCTATTGATTGAACAGCTGCGTCAGGATGCGCTGCGTTTGTCATTTGCCCAACTGGTCAGCCACCTGATAGATTTCAGCGGGCTGCGTGCGATGTATCAGAGCGACAAGGACGGCGGCGAAGAGCGGCTGGAGAACCTGGACGAACTGATTTCCGCCGCAGTGAGCTTTGCCCCGGAAGATCCGGCGCAGATTATTGCCGAGTTTCTGGCGCATGCGTCGCTGGAAGCCGGCGAGCATCAGGCCGGTGCCGGCGAGGATGCGTTTCAGCTGATGACCGTTCACGCCGCCAAGGGGCTGGAGTTTGACTGTGTGTTTGTGTCTGGTCTGGAAGAGGGGCTGTTTCCACATGAAAATGCCCTGAACGACCGCCACGGCATCGAAGAAGAACGCCGGTTGATGTATGTGGCAATTACCCGCGCCCGTCAGCGCTTGTATTTGACGCAAGCGCAACAACGTATGCTGCACGGTCAGACCCGTTATCCGCTGCCGTCACGTTTCATGGATGAAATTCCGCCAGCGCTGACGAAAAATCTCTCCGAAAGCATGACGGCTGGCTTATCATCGCGCCACGCGCCCGCGACGACGCGCGCGCCGGCCGCGCGCAGCAGCGGCCCGGCCCGGCAGGAACTGCCCGGCGGCTGGCGCATTGGCCAGTCGGTTGCTCACCCGAAATTTGGCGTCGGTGTTATCCTGAACGCCGAAGCCCTGGGCGAAGAACTGCGGCTGTATGTAAATTTTGCCGAGCATGGCGCCAAATGGCTGGAC
Protein-coding regions in this window:
- a CDS encoding phosphatase PAP2 family protein; this encodes MRRGLFYPHRRRWALSPLAGLGLLGFAALALGFGHPPVSVLDAELGQTLFGWRDGWLAQGFGQFAQVSNWLGHAPIQTLWVLLLAGLMATLGRDRPAAGVLVASMLGQWGVNQLVKTLIDRPRPQLDPLLHTVGASFPSGHAMSATVLYGFIALWLLPRLRPAQQPWLLALAMLWIAAHALARPYLGAHYVSDVLAGVALGLVCLSPARRWLQGQTRMAYL
- the ruvB gene encoding Holliday junction branch migration DNA helicase RuvB; the protein is MIEPDKLSASPAAPRLVAAQTQSSQEDALERALRPRLLDEYVGQRKARGQLEIFIEAAKKRGEALDHVLLFGPPGLGKTTLAHIIAREMGVNLRQTSGPVLERAGDLAALLTNLEPHDVLFIDEIHRLSPVVEEILYPALEDYQLDIMIGEGPAARSVKLDLPPFTLVGATTRAGMLTNPLRDRFGITARLEFYTPEELARIVTRSAGLLQVEMAADGADEIARRARGTPRIANRLLRRVRDFAEVRSDGRVSRDIADAALSMLDVDHAGLDVMDRKLLSAIIEKFAGGPVGLDNVAAAIGEASDTIEDVLEPYLIQQGLLQRTPRGRMATVLAYQHFGLTAPDRLLG
- a CDS encoding enoyl-CoA hydratase/isomerase family protein → MAYFTLDLQDTVYLLTMIDGENGNMLDDAVLDELAQHLDTIEADPAANRALVLASNHEKAWSNGINLDYIRSKGMPYLFEHFVPRLDGFLARIAWLNLPTVACISGNAYGGGALMASVCDFRTMRADRGRICFPEIDLKLGLSPVMVECVNTLPNEQARWEMVMTGRALGGDEAAARQIVDRALPVDALLPETLALAAQLASKDRVAYTRLKRLLRPRWAKFAPQARG
- a CDS encoding UvrD-helicase domain-containing protein, producing MFSDHLAGLNPEQLRAVTLAQGSALVLAGAGSGKTRVLTTRIAWLIAGQRAMAANILAVTFTNKAAREMHTRLSVMLPINPRGMWIGTFHGLSNRFLRTHWRDAGLPQTFAILDMQDQLAAIKRLMKSLQVSDEKFPPRQVQAFINSHKDQGLRAEALKPHDAFNAKLTELYAAYDAQCRREGVVDFAELLLRSYELLSNNEALREHYRARFSHILVDEFQDTNKLQYAWLTPFAGPHASVFAVGDDDQSIYAFRGAEVGNMRRLMADFQVAEPIKLEQNYRSCGNILDAANALIQHNDGRLGKNLWTDAGAGEPVRLYRGWTDGNEAEFIVDEVRALRRDGHALANMAVLYRSNAQSRVLEHALFQAGLPYRVYGGLRFFERQEIKHALAYLRLVASPEDDNALLRVINVPARGIGARTVENLQTASRERGVSLWQAACGQGGGRSAASLGKFVLLIEQLRQDALRLSFAQLVSHLIDFSGLRAMYQSDKDGGEERLENLDELISAAVSFAPEDPAQIIAEFLAHASLEAGEHQAGAGEDAFQLMTVHAAKGLEFDCVFVSGLEEGLFPHENALNDRHGIEEERRLMYVAITRARQRLYLTQAQQRMLHGQTRYPLPSRFMDEIPPALTKNLSESMTAGLSSRHAPATTRAPAARSSGPARQELPGGWRIGQSVAHPKFGVGVILNAEALGEELRLYVNFAEHGAKWLDMRFAKLTPA